Proteins from one Candidatus Binatia bacterium genomic window:
- a CDS encoding choice-of-anchor tandem repeat GloVer-containing protein: MSVSRFALGAVSLCAVAAVVAACTTTHGAAYGPTSALPSIGSAAGASEQVLYSFTGGNDGGNAATGLVRDSGGNLYGTTVVGGKNTCGTVFKLTPQATPPWPESVLYNFGCFSDGKNPHGGVTFDSKGNLDGTTVSGGSGPSCGSYGCGVVFQLTPATENVLHDFTGGRDGFGPGGGVTFDASGNLYGTTPDGGVDSQGIVYEVTSHAQERIVHTFTGGKDGGVGSLGLLLLESGGLYGVTEEGGAHSAGTVYRLTRTGKRWALSTLYAFKGTPDAASPYGGLVPNAAGDLFGTTYYGGANGMGTVFELTRNAKGGYHERVLYSFKGGSDGSSPTSTLAFGGSDLYGTTSAGGGSCGCGTIFRVNATSGAESVLHAFGNGTDGAYPYYGLTKGAKGVFYGTTVAGGSSGQGAVFEFKP; encoded by the coding sequence GCGTTTCCCGTTTTGCACTCGGCGCGGTGAGTCTCTGCGCGGTCGCGGCCGTGGTCGCGGCTTGCACGACGACACACGGGGCGGCGTACGGCCCGACGAGCGCGCTTCCAAGCATCGGCTCTGCAGCCGGCGCCTCGGAACAGGTCCTCTACAGTTTCACCGGCGGCAACGACGGTGGGAACGCGGCGACCGGCCTGGTCCGGGATAGCGGCGGCAATCTCTACGGGACGACCGTCGTCGGCGGCAAGAACACGTGCGGAACCGTCTTCAAGCTGACGCCGCAAGCGACTCCGCCATGGCCGGAGAGCGTGCTCTATAATTTCGGCTGCTTCAGCGACGGAAAGAATCCGCACGGAGGCGTGACGTTCGACTCGAAAGGCAATCTCGACGGCACGACCGTGTCGGGTGGATCCGGCCCGTCCTGCGGCAGCTACGGTTGCGGAGTCGTGTTTCAGTTGACGCCGGCAACCGAAAACGTGCTGCATGACTTCACCGGCGGCCGCGACGGCTTCGGCCCGGGCGGCGGCGTCACGTTCGACGCGTCGGGCAACCTGTACGGAACCACTCCCGACGGTGGAGTCGACTCGCAGGGTATCGTCTACGAGGTTACGTCGCACGCACAGGAGCGTATCGTGCACACCTTTACCGGCGGCAAGGACGGCGGGGTCGGCTCGCTCGGCCTTTTGCTGCTGGAGTCAGGCGGTCTCTACGGCGTCACCGAGGAAGGCGGCGCCCATAGCGCGGGCACCGTGTATCGGCTGACGCGCACTGGAAAGCGCTGGGCGCTGAGCACGCTTTACGCATTCAAGGGCACGCCGGACGCTGCGTCACCGTACGGCGGTCTGGTGCCTAATGCGGCGGGCGATCTGTTCGGTACCACCTATTATGGCGGCGCGAACGGGATGGGCACCGTGTTCGAACTGACACGCAACGCCAAGGGTGGCTACCACGAGCGCGTGCTCTACAGTTTCAAGGGCGGCAGCGACGGGAGCTCGCCGACCAGCACGCTCGCGTTCGGAGGGTCGGACCTCTACGGCACGACGTCGGCGGGCGGCGGGAGCTGCGGTTGCGGAACGATCTTCAGAGTGAACGCGACGTCCGGCGCGGAGTCGGTGCTGCACGCGTTCGGCAACGGCACGGACGGCGCGTATCCCTATTACGGCCTGACGAAGGGCGCGAAGGGCGTGTTCTACGGTACGACCGTCGCGGGCGGAAGCTCGGGCCAAGGCGCGGTCTTCGAGTTCAAACCGTGA